From Fusarium oxysporum f. sp. lycopersici 4287 chromosome 10, whole genome shotgun sequence, the proteins below share one genomic window:
- a CDS encoding hypothetical protein (At least one base has a quality score < 10) codes for MKATFFSVFALAISAIASPVPEIQKDTRSVEQVNGAIHSAENIVSKVGVKQIVDEATKSPAKRAAISNPQELITVLKSGVSNINKKTTGLNSIAEKVKAGDLTKDAGATKAIPGFESVHFELTEIVTKLTGAAGLDVADSDVDTVLNLVVVLVSEVLTAVKTIVTVTGLRPQLISILHSVFQILTKVLVLVIGLVSAIVPGLVAGLTPLLAGLGNGVLAPVLLPITGLLASLAV; via the exons ATGAAGGCCACTTTCTTCTCCGTTTTCGCCCTCGCCATCTCGGCCATCGCCTCTCCTGTTCCTGAGATTCAGAAGGACACCCGCTCTGTTGAGCAGGTCAACGGTGCTATTCACAGCGCTGAGAACATCGTTTCCAAGGTCGGCGTTAAGCAGATCGTCGATGAGGCTACCAAATCTCCTGCTAAGCGTGCTGCTATCTCCAACCCTCAGGAGCTCATCACTGTTCTCAAGAGCGGTGTtagcaacatcaacaagaagaccacTGGTCTGA ACTCTATTgctgagaaggtcaaggctggtgATCTTACCAAGGACGCCGGTGCTACCAAGGCCATTCCTGGCTTCGAGTCCGTTCACTTCGAGCTTACTGAGATCGTCACCAAGCTTACTGGTGCTGCTGGTCTCGATGTTGCTGACTCTGATGTCGACACTGTCCTTAACCTCGTTGTCGTCCTTGTCTCTGAGGTTCTCACTGCTGTCAAGACCATCGTCACTGTTACCGGCCTCCGACCTCAGCTCATCTCTATCCTCCACTCTGTCTTCCAGATCCTCACCAAGgttctcgtcctcgtcattGGCCTCGTTTCCGCCATTGTTCCTGGTCTGGTTGCCGGTCTTACTCCTCTCCTTGCTGGTCTCGGCAACGGCGTTCTGGCTCCTGTCCTCCTTCCCATCACTGGCCTCCTTGCTAGCCTTGCTGTTTAA
- a CDS encoding biphenyl-2,3-diol 1,2-dioxygenase, giving the protein MSSFAVVKDIDHLVLTCNDIPATIEWYIKYLGMKSETFTSATDPSSPPRSALKFGTHKINLHQRGKEFEPKARTALPGTADLCFIIEDGTDLQGLIEGFEKEGIKVLEGGEVVGRTGAMGGIRSIYVRDPDGNLIELSQYST; this is encoded by the exons ATGTCCTCCTTCGCCGTAGTAAAAGACATCGACCACCTCGTCCTAACATGCAATGACATCCCCGCCACCATAGAGTGGTACATCAAATATCTCGGCATGAAGTCCGAGACCTTCACATCAGCAACCGACCCATCGTCTCCACCTCGCAGCGCCTTGAAATTCGGCACTCACAAGATCAATCTTCATCAGCGCGGCAAAGAGTTTGAGCCCAAGGCTAGAACTGCCTTGCCTGGTACCGCTGATTTGTGCTTTATTATTGAGGATGGGACAGATCTGCAGGGCTTGATTGAGGGgtttgagaaggagggtatAAAGGTTCTGGAAGGGGGGGAGGTTGTTGGGAGAACGGGGGCTATGGGAGGGATTAGGAGTATTTATGTTCGTGACCCTGACGGGAATTTGATTGA ACTTTCCCAGTACTCGACTTAA